In Mixta intestinalis, the following are encoded in one genomic region:
- the rbfA gene encoding 30S ribosome-binding factor RbfA: MAKEFGRPQRVAQELQKEIAIIIQREIKDPRLGLMVTVSGVEVSRDLAYAKVFVTFLNGDDADSVKAGVKALQDASGYIRMLLGKAMRLRIVPELTFFYDNSLVEGMRMSNLVTNVVKNDAQRRGPAEEDDKEE, translated from the coding sequence ATGGCGAAAGAATTTGGTCGCCCGCAGCGTGTTGCTCAGGAGCTGCAAAAAGAGATCGCTATCATCATCCAGCGTGAAATTAAAGATCCGCGCCTCGGCCTGATGGTCACCGTCTCTGGCGTTGAAGTGTCACGCGATCTGGCCTACGCGAAGGTGTTCGTCACCTTCTTAAACGGTGATGATGCCGATTCGGTTAAAGCGGGCGTTAAGGCGCTGCAGGACGCTTCCGGTTACATCCGTATGCTGCTCGGCAAGGCGATGCGTCTGCGTATCGTGCCTGAACTGACATTCTTCTACGATAACTCACTGGTTGAAGGGATGCGTATGTCCAACCTGGTGACCAACGTCGTTAAAAATGATGCCCAGCGCCGCGGACCGGCGGAAGAAGACGACAAGGAGGAGTAA
- the infB gene encoding translation initiation factor IF-2 translates to MTDVTVKSLAAEIQTSVERLVQQFADAGIRKSENDSVTQQEKETLLTHLNRDNGSPSGKLTLQRKTRSTLNIPGTGGKSKSVQIEVRKKRTYVKEDAEAEKAKAEAEAQAQREAEEQARREAEEKARREAAEKAKREAEEQAKREAAEKAKREAAENEKVSNQQTDDMTRAGQSEKARREAEAAELKRKAEEEARRKLEEDARRVAEEARKLAEQKAGDWEEKPTEEDDADYHVTTSQHARQAEDENDREVEGGRGRTRTAKAPRPRKGNKHAEAKTDREEARAAIRGGKGGKHRKGSMLQQGFNKPAQAVNRDVVIGETITVAELANKMAVKGSQVIKAMMKMGAMATINQVIDQETAQLVAEEMGHKVILRRENELEEAVMSDRDTGAAAESRAPVVTIMGHVDHGKTSLLDYIRSTKIASGEAGGITQHIGAYHVETDNGMITFLDTPGHAAFTAMRARGAQATDIVVLVVAADDGVMPQTIEAVQHAKAAGVPVVVAVNKIDKPEADPDRVKNELTQYGIIPEEWGGENMFVNVSAKAGTGVDDLLNAILLQSEVLELTAVRAGMASGVVIESFLDKGRGPVATVLVREGTLHKGDIVLCGFEYGRVRAMRDELGHEVVEAGPSIPVEILGLSGVPAAGDEATVVRDEKKAREVALYRQGKFREVKLARQQKSKLENMFANMTEGDVSELNIVLKADVQGSVEAISDSLLKLSTDEVKVKIVGSGVGGITETDATLAAASNAIILGFNVRADASARRVIEAESLDLRYYSVIYNLIDEVKAAMSGMLAPEYKQQIIGLAEVRDVFKSPKFGAIAGCMVTEGVVKRHNPIRVLRDNVVIYEGELESLRRFKDDVNEVRNGMECGIGVKNYNDVRTGDMIEVFEVIEIQRTIE, encoded by the coding sequence ATGACAGATGTAACCGTAAAATCGCTGGCCGCAGAGATTCAGACTTCGGTAGAACGCCTGGTACAGCAGTTTGCTGATGCAGGGATCCGTAAGTCTGAAAACGACTCTGTGACTCAGCAGGAAAAAGAAACCTTACTGACGCACCTTAATCGCGATAACGGCAGCCCGTCAGGCAAATTAACCTTGCAGCGCAAAACGCGCAGCACCTTGAATATTCCAGGCACCGGGGGTAAAAGTAAGTCGGTGCAAATCGAAGTCCGCAAAAAGCGCACCTATGTAAAAGAGGATGCTGAGGCTGAAAAAGCTAAGGCTGAAGCAGAAGCGCAGGCGCAGCGTGAAGCGGAAGAACAGGCTCGTCGTGAGGCGGAAGAAAAAGCCAGGCGTGAAGCAGCGGAAAAAGCGAAGCGTGAAGCCGAAGAGCAAGCCAAACGCGAGGCCGCGGAAAAGGCTAAGCGCGAAGCAGCGGAAAATGAGAAAGTGAGCAACCAACAAACCGACGATATGACCCGGGCCGGACAATCTGAAAAAGCCCGTCGCGAAGCTGAAGCTGCAGAGCTGAAGCGTAAAGCGGAAGAAGAAGCCCGCCGTAAGCTGGAAGAAGACGCGCGCCGCGTAGCGGAAGAAGCGCGTAAGCTCGCAGAGCAGAAAGCTGGCGACTGGGAAGAGAAACCGACCGAGGAAGATGACGCAGATTATCACGTTACTACCTCGCAACATGCACGTCAGGCCGAAGACGAAAACGACCGTGAGGTTGAAGGCGGTCGTGGACGCACCCGCACGGCTAAAGCGCCTCGTCCGCGTAAAGGCAACAAACATGCGGAAGCGAAAACCGATCGTGAAGAAGCCCGTGCGGCGATTCGCGGCGGCAAAGGCGGCAAGCATCGTAAAGGCAGCATGCTGCAGCAGGGCTTCAACAAGCCAGCACAGGCGGTTAACCGCGATGTGGTGATTGGTGAAACCATTACCGTAGCTGAACTGGCTAACAAAATGGCGGTGAAAGGCTCCCAGGTCATCAAAGCGATGATGAAAATGGGTGCAATGGCCACCATCAACCAGGTTATCGACCAGGAAACAGCACAGCTGGTTGCGGAAGAGATGGGACACAAAGTGATCCTGCGCCGCGAGAATGAGCTGGAAGAAGCGGTAATGAGCGATCGTGATACCGGCGCTGCTGCCGAATCACGTGCGCCAGTGGTGACCATCATGGGTCACGTTGACCATGGTAAAACCTCACTGCTTGACTATATCCGCTCCACCAAAATCGCCTCTGGCGAAGCGGGCGGCATTACTCAGCATATCGGTGCTTATCACGTTGAAACCGATAACGGCATGATCACCTTCCTGGATACCCCAGGCCACGCCGCGTTTACCGCGATGCGTGCCCGTGGTGCGCAGGCAACGGATATCGTGGTACTGGTTGTCGCGGCTGACGATGGCGTGATGCCGCAGACTATCGAAGCTGTTCAGCACGCAAAAGCGGCTGGCGTGCCGGTGGTCGTGGCGGTGAACAAAATCGATAAGCCGGAAGCCGATCCGGATCGCGTGAAAAACGAACTGACCCAGTACGGTATCATTCCGGAAGAGTGGGGCGGTGAAAACATGTTCGTTAACGTTTCTGCGAAAGCGGGTACTGGCGTTGACGATCTGCTGAATGCGATTTTGCTACAGTCTGAAGTGCTTGAGCTGACCGCAGTGCGCGCCGGTATGGCCAGCGGTGTGGTAATCGAATCTTTCCTGGACAAAGGTCGTGGTCCGGTTGCTACCGTACTGGTACGTGAAGGTACGCTGCATAAAGGCGACATCGTACTGTGCGGTTTCGAATATGGCCGTGTGCGTGCGATGCGCGATGAACTGGGTCATGAAGTGGTTGAAGCGGGTCCGTCTATCCCGGTTGAAATCCTCGGCCTGTCCGGTGTACCGGCAGCGGGTGATGAAGCGACCGTGGTACGTGACGAGAAGAAAGCGCGTGAAGTAGCGCTCTATCGTCAGGGCAAATTCCGCGAAGTTAAGCTGGCGCGTCAGCAGAAATCCAAGCTGGAGAATATGTTCGCCAACATGACTGAAGGCGACGTGTCCGAGCTGAATATCGTGCTGAAAGCGGACGTACAGGGTTCTGTCGAAGCGATCTCCGATTCGCTGCTGAAACTCTCTACCGACGAAGTGAAAGTCAAAATCGTGGGTTCCGGCGTCGGTGGTATCACCGAGACGGACGCAACGCTGGCTGCGGCTTCGAATGCTATCATCCTCGGCTTCAACGTTCGTGCCGACGCCTCTGCGCGTCGCGTCATCGAGGCGGAAAGCCTGGATCTGCGTTACTACTCCGTCATCTATAATCTGATCGACGAAGTGAAGGCGGCGATGAGCGGTATGCTGGCACCGGAATACAAACAGCAGATCATCGGCCTGGCCGAAGTGCGCGACGTGTTCAAATCACCGAAGTTTGGCGCGATTGCCGGTTGTATGGTGACCGAAGGCGTAGTGAAACGTCACAACCCAATCCGTGTTCTGCGCGACAACGTGGTTATCTATGAAGGCGAGCTGGAATCTCTGCGCCGCTTCAAAGATGACGTGAACGAAGTGCGTAACGGCATGGAATGTGGTATCGGCGTTAAGAACTACAACGATGTTCGCACCGGCGATATGATCGAAGTGTTCGAAGTGATCGAGATCCAACGTACCATCGAATAA
- the rimP gene encoding ribosome maturation factor RimP, producing the protein MSTLEQKLTEMISAPVEALGYELVGIEFIRGRTSTLRIYIDSEDGINVDDCADVSHQVSAVMDVEDPITVAYNLEVSSPGLDRPLFTAEHYARFTGEEVSLVLRMAVQNRRKWQGIIKAVEGEMITVTVEGRDEVFALSNIQKANLVPHF; encoded by the coding sequence TTGTCCACATTAGAGCAGAAATTAACAGAGATGATTTCAGCACCGGTAGAAGCGCTTGGCTACGAACTGGTCGGTATCGAGTTCATTCGTGGTCGCACTTCAACGTTGCGCATCTATATTGATAGTGAAGATGGCATCAATGTTGACGATTGTGCTGATGTCAGCCACCAGGTAAGCGCAGTCATGGATGTGGAAGATCCCATCACGGTCGCTTACAACCTTGAAGTTTCCTCGCCGGGTCTTGATCGCCCACTGTTTACCGCTGAACATTATGCACGATTTACCGGTGAGGAAGTGAGCCTGGTACTGCGTATGGCCGTCCAGAACCGCCGTAAATGGCAGGGCATCATTAAGGCCGTCGAAGGCGAAATGATTACGGTGACCGTCGAGGGTAGAGATGAAGTGTTCGCGCTGAGCAATATCCAGAAAGCGAACCTGGTCCCCCACTTTTAA
- the nusA gene encoding transcription termination factor NusA: protein MNKEILAVVEAVSNEKALPREKIFEALESALATATKKKYEQEIDVRVSIDRKSGDFDTFRRWQVVEEVTQPTREITLEAARYEDETLNPGDFVEDQIESVKFDRITTQTAKQVIVQKVREAERAMVVDQFREQEGEIITGVVKKVNRDNITLDLGNNAEAVILREDMLPRENFRPGDRIRGVLYAVRPEARGAQLFVSRSKPEMLVELFRIEVPEIGEEVIEIKAAARDPGSRAKIAVKTNDKRIDPVGACVGMRGARVQAVSSELGGERIDIVLWDDNPAQFVINAMAPADVASIVVDEDNHTMDIAVEAGNLAQAIGRNGQNVRLASQLSGWELNVMTVDDLQAKHQAEAHAAIDVFTKHLDIDEEFATVLVEEGFSSLEELAYVPMNELLEIDGLDEETVEALRERAKNALTTLALEKAENNGGGQPADDLLNLEGLDRALANKLAARGICTLEDLAEQGVDDLTDIEGLDDEKAGALIMAARNICWFGDDA from the coding sequence ATGAATAAAGAAATCTTAGCTGTTGTAGAAGCCGTTTCTAATGAAAAAGCCCTGCCGCGTGAGAAAATTTTCGAAGCGCTGGAGAGCGCACTGGCTACTGCAACCAAGAAAAAATATGAGCAGGAAATCGATGTGCGTGTCAGCATCGATCGTAAAAGCGGCGATTTCGATACCTTCCGTCGTTGGCAGGTAGTGGAAGAAGTTACCCAGCCGACGCGCGAAATCACGCTGGAAGCTGCCCGGTATGAAGATGAAACTCTCAATCCTGGCGACTTCGTTGAAGACCAGATTGAGTCGGTGAAATTTGACCGTATCACCACGCAGACCGCGAAACAGGTTATCGTGCAGAAAGTACGTGAAGCCGAGCGCGCAATGGTGGTCGATCAGTTCCGCGAGCAGGAAGGTGAGATCATCACCGGCGTGGTGAAAAAAGTTAACCGCGACAACATCACGCTCGATCTCGGCAACAACGCTGAAGCAGTGATTCTGCGTGAAGATATGCTGCCGCGTGAAAACTTCCGTCCGGGCGACCGCATTCGCGGCGTACTCTATGCGGTACGTCCTGAAGCGCGCGGCGCGCAGCTGTTCGTCAGCCGCTCTAAACCAGAAATGCTGGTTGAGCTGTTCCGTATCGAAGTGCCGGAAATTGGCGAAGAAGTGATCGAAATTAAAGCGGCCGCTCGCGATCCGGGTTCTCGTGCCAAAATTGCAGTGAAAACTAATGATAAGCGTATCGATCCGGTCGGTGCCTGCGTTGGTATGCGCGGCGCGCGCGTCCAGGCTGTTTCCAGCGAGCTGGGCGGTGAGCGTATTGATATCGTTCTGTGGGATGACAACCCGGCGCAATTCGTGATTAACGCGATGGCACCTGCGGATGTCGCCTCAATCGTGGTGGATGAAGATAATCACACCATGGATATCGCCGTAGAAGCTGGCAATCTGGCTCAGGCGATTGGCCGTAATGGTCAAAACGTGCGTCTGGCTTCGCAACTGAGCGGTTGGGAGCTGAACGTGATGACGGTCGATGATCTGCAGGCGAAACATCAGGCGGAAGCACATGCTGCGATTGATGTTTTCACCAAACACCTGGACATCGATGAAGAGTTCGCCACCGTGCTGGTCGAAGAAGGTTTCTCCTCCCTGGAAGAGTTGGCTTACGTGCCAATGAACGAGCTGCTGGAAATTGACGGCCTGGATGAAGAAACTGTAGAAGCACTGCGCGAACGTGCGAAAAATGCGTTAACGACCCTGGCGCTGGAAAAAGCCGAAAATAATGGCGGCGGTCAGCCTGCGGACGATCTGCTTAATCTTGAAGGTTTGGATCGCGCTCTGGCTAACAAACTGGCGGCACGTGGCATCTGCACGCTGGAAGATCTGGCCGAGCAGGGTGTTGACGATCTGACAGATATCGAAGGCCTGGACGATGAGAAGGCCGGCGCTCTGATTATGGCGGCGCGTAATATCTGCTGGTTCGGCGACGACGCGTAA
- the rpsO gene encoding 30S ribosomal protein S15, which translates to MSLSTEAKAEIVAKYGRGANDSGSTEVQVALLTAQINHLQGHFSEHKKDHHSRRGLLRMVSQRRKLLDYLKRKDVARYTSLIESLGLRR; encoded by the coding sequence ATGTCTCTAAGTACCGAAGCTAAAGCAGAGATCGTTGCTAAATACGGTCGTGGCGCTAACGACAGCGGCTCAACCGAAGTTCAGGTTGCTCTGCTGACTGCTCAGATTAACCACCTGCAGGGTCACTTCTCTGAGCACAAGAAAGACCACCACAGCCGTCGCGGTCTGCTGCGCATGGTTTCCCAGCGTCGTAAGCTGCTGGACTACCTGAAGCGTAAAGACGTTGCACGTTACACCAGCCTGATCGAAAGCCTGGGTCTGCGTCGCTAA
- the pnp gene encoding polyribonucleotide nucleotidyltransferase, with amino-acid sequence MLNPIVRKFQYGQHTVTLETGMMARQATAAVMASMDDTAVFVTVVGQKKAKAGQDFFPLTVNYQERTYAAGRIPGSFFRREGRPSEGETLIARLIDRPVRPLFPEGFVNEVQVIATVVSVNPQVNPDIVAMIGASAALSLSGIPFNGPIGAARVGYINDQYVLNPTSDEIKQSRLDLVVAGTQSAVLMVESEADILSEEQMLGAVVFGHEQQQVVIENINSLVAEAGKPRWDWQPEAANETLNARIAALAESRLSDAYRITEKQERYAQVDLIKSETTAALLAEDETLDEGEISDILHAIEKNVVRSRVLNGEPRIDGREKDMIRGLDVRTGVLPRTHGSALFTRGETQALVTATLGTARDAQSLDELMGERTDNFLFHYNFPPYSVGETGMVGSPKRREIGHGRLAKRGVLAVMPKLDEFPYTVRVVSEITESNGSSSMASVCGASLALMDAGVPIKAAVAGIAMGLVKEGDRYVVLSDILGDEDHLGDMDFKVAGSREGITALQMDIKIEGITREIMQVALNQAKGARLHILGVMEQAISTPRGDISEFAPRIHTIKINPDKIKDVIGKGGSVIRALTEETGTTIEIEDDGTVKIAATDGDKAKHAIRRIEEITAEIEVGRIYNGKVTRIVDFGAFVAIGGGKEGLVHISQIADKRVEKVTDYLQMGQEVPVKVLEVDRQGRVRLSIKEASEQQPQAETAAVTPEAE; translated from the coding sequence TTGCTGAATCCGATTGTACGTAAATTCCAGTACGGTCAGCATACCGTGACGCTGGAAACCGGTATGATGGCACGTCAGGCTACTGCGGCCGTAATGGCCAGCATGGATGATACCGCTGTATTTGTAACCGTTGTAGGCCAGAAAAAAGCGAAAGCTGGTCAGGATTTCTTTCCGCTGACCGTAAACTACCAGGAGCGTACCTACGCTGCCGGTCGTATTCCGGGCAGCTTCTTCCGTCGTGAAGGCCGTCCAAGCGAAGGCGAAACGCTGATTGCGCGTCTGATTGACCGCCCGGTTCGTCCGCTGTTCCCTGAAGGCTTCGTTAACGAAGTCCAGGTTATCGCTACCGTAGTATCGGTAAACCCGCAGGTTAACCCGGATATCGTGGCGATGATCGGTGCCTCTGCGGCGCTGAGCCTTTCTGGCATTCCGTTCAACGGCCCTATCGGTGCCGCACGCGTTGGTTACATCAACGATCAGTATGTGCTCAATCCGACTTCTGATGAGATCAAACAGTCTCGTCTGGACCTGGTGGTTGCTGGTACGCAGAGCGCAGTACTGATGGTGGAATCCGAAGCGGATATTCTCTCTGAAGAGCAGATGCTGGGCGCGGTAGTCTTCGGTCATGAACAGCAGCAGGTTGTTATCGAAAACATCAATTCGCTGGTTGCCGAAGCGGGTAAACCGCGTTGGGACTGGCAGCCTGAAGCCGCCAACGAAACGCTGAATGCGCGTATCGCGGCGCTGGCTGAATCTCGCCTGAGCGATGCTTACCGCATCACCGAAAAACAGGAGCGTTATGCGCAGGTTGATCTGATCAAATCAGAAACCACCGCGGCGCTGCTGGCGGAAGATGAAACGCTGGATGAAGGCGAAATCAGCGATATTCTGCACGCTATCGAGAAAAACGTCGTGCGTAGCCGTGTACTGAACGGCGAGCCGCGTATCGACGGGCGTGAAAAAGATATGATTCGCGGTCTGGATGTTCGTACCGGCGTCCTGCCGCGTACGCATGGTTCCGCGCTGTTTACCCGTGGCGAAACGCAGGCGCTGGTTACCGCGACGCTGGGCACCGCACGCGATGCGCAGAGCCTGGATGAGCTGATGGGCGAACGCACCGACAACTTCCTGTTCCACTATAACTTCCCTCCGTACTCCGTAGGCGAAACCGGTATGGTGGGTTCACCGAAGCGTCGTGAAATCGGTCACGGTCGTCTGGCAAAACGCGGCGTGCTGGCAGTCATGCCGAAGCTTGACGAATTCCCGTACACCGTGCGCGTGGTTTCTGAAATCACCGAATCCAACGGTTCTTCTTCTATGGCTTCCGTTTGTGGCGCTTCTCTGGCGCTGATGGATGCTGGCGTGCCGATTAAAGCGGCCGTAGCGGGCATCGCGATGGGCCTGGTAAAAGAAGGCGATCGTTATGTCGTGCTGTCAGATATCCTGGGCGATGAAGATCACCTCGGCGATATGGACTTTAAAGTTGCCGGTAGCCGTGAAGGTATCACTGCACTGCAGATGGATATCAAAATTGAAGGCATCACGCGTGAAATCATGCAGGTTGCGCTGAATCAGGCCAAGGGTGCGCGTTTGCATATCCTGGGCGTGATGGAACAGGCAATCAGCACGCCGCGTGGCGATATCTCTGAATTCGCACCGCGTATTCACACCATCAAGATCAATCCGGACAAAATTAAGGATGTGATCGGTAAAGGTGGTTCCGTGATCCGTGCGTTGACCGAAGAAACTGGCACTACCATCGAAATCGAAGATGACGGTACGGTGAAGATCGCGGCGACCGATGGCGACAAAGCGAAACATGCTATCCGTCGTATCGAAGAGATCACTGCGGAAATCGAAGTAGGTCGTATCTACAACGGTAAAGTTACCCGCATCGTTGACTTCGGTGCTTTCGTCGCTATCGGCGGCGGTAAAGAAGGTCTGGTTCATATTTCTCAAATCGCTGATAAGCGCGTTGAGAAAGTCACCGACTACCTGCAGATGGGTCAGGAAGTACCGGTTAAGGTACTGGAAGTTGACCGTCAGGGCCGCGTGCGTCTGAGCATTAAAGAAGCTTCAGAGCAGCAGCCGCAGGCAGAAACGGCAGCCGTGACCCCTGAAGCAGAGTAA
- the truB gene encoding tRNA pseudouridine(55) synthase TruB — MSRPRRRGRDIHGVLLLDKPQGLSSNDALQKVKRIFRANRAGHTGALDPLATGMLPICLGEATKFSQYLLDADKRYRVIARLGERTDTSDADGQIITQRPVTFDQAQLDAALESFRGETQQIPSMYSALKYQGRPLYEYARQGIDVPREARPIIVYELQFIRWQGNELELEIHCSKGTYIRTIIDDLGEKLGCGAHVIMLRRLQVARYPIEKMVTLEQLFALQGEPGEINEAAQAELDALLMPMDSPAADYPEVNLSTVTAVWFKQGQPVQASGAPREGLVRVTEGDARKFIGMAQIAEDGRVAPRRLVVEYSA; from the coding sequence ATGAGCCGTCCTCGTCGTCGCGGTCGTGATATCCACGGCGTGTTGCTGCTGGATAAGCCGCAGGGGCTGTCCTCTAATGATGCCTTGCAAAAGGTAAAGCGTATTTTCCGCGCTAACCGTGCAGGTCATACCGGCGCGCTCGATCCGCTGGCGACCGGCATGCTGCCCATCTGCCTGGGCGAAGCGACGAAGTTCTCGCAGTACCTGCTGGATGCCGATAAGCGTTATCGCGTGATCGCCCGCCTCGGCGAGCGTACGGATACCTCCGACGCCGATGGTCAGATTATTACGCAACGCCCGGTAACGTTTGATCAGGCGCAGCTTGATGCCGCGCTGGAAAGTTTTCGTGGCGAAACCCAGCAGATACCGTCGATGTATTCAGCGCTGAAATATCAGGGCCGTCCGCTGTATGAATATGCGCGTCAGGGCATTGACGTGCCGCGTGAAGCACGTCCGATTATCGTCTATGAGCTGCAGTTTATCCGCTGGCAGGGAAATGAGCTGGAACTGGAAATTCACTGCTCAAAAGGCACCTATATCCGTACCATTATCGACGATCTTGGCGAAAAGCTTGGATGCGGCGCGCACGTGATTATGCTGCGTCGTTTGCAGGTGGCGCGCTATCCGATTGAAAAAATGGTAACGCTGGAGCAGCTGTTTGCCCTGCAGGGTGAACCGGGCGAGATAAACGAAGCGGCGCAGGCGGAACTGGATGCTTTACTGATGCCAATGGATAGCCCGGCGGCGGATTACCCGGAAGTTAACCTGAGCACCGTAACTGCCGTCTGGTTTAAGCAAGGCCAGCCGGTGCAGGCTTCCGGCGCGCCGCGTGAGGGGCTGGTGCGGGTAACCGAAGGTGACGCGCGCAAGTTTATCGGCATGGCGCAGATTGCGGAGGATGGACGCGTGGCACCACGCCGTTTAGTGGTAGAATATTCTGCCTGA
- the nlpI gene encoding lipoprotein NlpI has product MKPFLRWCFVATAITLAGCSNSDWRKSDVLAVPLQPTLQQEVILARMEQILASRALTDDERAQLLYERGVLYDSLGLRALARNDFSQALSIRPDMPEVFNYLGIYLTQAGNFDAAYEAFDSVLELDPTYNYAHLNRGIALYYGGRYRLAQDDLLAFYQDDPNDPFRSLWLYLDEQEMDAKQAKVMLKQRYEKANRDQWGWNIVEFYLGDISEKTLMERLKADATDNTSLAEHLSETNFYLGKYYLSLGEKDSAEALFKLAVANNVHNFVEHRYALLELALLGQTQDDLTESDQQ; this is encoded by the coding sequence ATGAAGCCTTTTTTGCGCTGGTGTTTCGTTGCGACAGCTATCACGCTGGCAGGATGCAGCAACTCAGATTGGCGTAAGAGCGATGTGCTGGCGGTTCCGCTACAGCCGACTCTGCAACAGGAAGTCATCCTGGCGCGCATGGAACAAATTCTTGCCAGTCGGGCATTGACCGATGATGAGCGCGCACAGCTATTATATGAGCGCGGAGTGTTGTATGATAGCTTAGGTCTGAGGGCACTGGCGCGGAATGATTTTTCGCAGGCGCTGTCTATAAGACCAGATATGCCTGAAGTATTTAATTATTTAGGTATATACTTAACGCAGGCTGGCAACTTTGATGCCGCCTATGAAGCGTTTGATTCTGTACTTGAGCTTGATCCAACTTACAATTATGCGCATTTGAACCGGGGTATCGCCCTCTATTACGGTGGACGGTACAGGTTAGCGCAAGATGATCTGCTGGCGTTTTATCAAGACGATCCTAACGATCCTTTCCGCAGCCTGTGGCTCTATCTCGATGAACAAGAGATGGATGCTAAGCAGGCGAAAGTAATGCTGAAGCAGCGTTACGAGAAGGCGAATCGCGATCAATGGGGATGGAATATTGTCGAGTTCTACCTGGGCGACATCAGTGAAAAAACGCTGATGGAACGTCTTAAGGCAGACGCAACGGATAACACCTCGCTCGCTGAACATCTCAGTGAAACCAACTTCTATTTAGGTAAGTACTACCTAAGTCTGGGGGAGAAGGACAGCGCGGAAGCGTTGTTCAAACTGGCGGTTGCTAACAACGTTCATAACTTTGTTGAGCACCGATACGCATTGTTGGAATTGGCGCTGTTAGGCCAGACACAAGACGATTTAACAGAATCTGACCAGCAATAG